The nucleotide window GTGGCGTATTTATAGCCAACATCCGAACCACTGGTCTGGGGCACATTGGAGGATTGCTCGCGCATCATCTGAACCATGGGAACGAACGACGGCTCCCAGTGATGGATGGCGAGATTGAACTCCTGATCGTAGCGCGCCGGTTCCTCTTTGCCCTCAATCAGCAAAAAGCCAAACTGCCCAGTGTAGGTGCCGAGGGAGAGATTTTCATACGCTGCAGCATGGGTGTGATACCAGCGCGTTCCGGATGGCTTGGGGGTAAACGTGTATCGCTGCGTTTTGCCCTGGCCGATCATCGGCGAACCTTCTTCCATCGCGCCGTCGTTCAACGAATCGATTGCCAGACCGTGCCAGTGAACCAGGTCGGGTTCCGTGCTGGCGTTGGTGACATCGATAGTGACCGGAACTCCCTCGCGCAGCCGCAGCAGCGGCCCGGGGACCTGTCCGTTATAACTAGTTGTCTTGATACTCACGCCGGGTCCGATGTCGAGCGTGCAGGGCTCAATGCGAAGTGTGTGGTCGGGCTTGCCTTTCAGCTTGCCCGGGCTTTGATTGGCCTGCGCAGGCAGAAGCCGCGGTATGGATTGGCTTGCCAGCAGCACTCCTGCCGAAGAGAGAAAACTTCTACGATTCATCGGGTTCGACCGCCATTGTTGGATTCCGTGTTCAGTACGATTGAATGCATATTCAGTCCGTTGCTGGTAGATCTCAGTCCTGCTAGACCCACCACGCGGCTGAAGGCTTTTCTTTCAGGATGATTCCGTTGAGGAACTCCGCCGCTCGCGTGAGACCCTCTTCCGGCGAGAGCAGACTGTCCTCATGCTCAATCGAGAGAACGTTGTCATAACCGAACATGCGCAGCGTAGAAACAAATTCCTTCCACCACTCGGCGCCATGCCCATAACCGCATGTGCGGAAGATCCAGCCTCGATTGCGCTCATCCGTATACGGCTTGGTGTCGAGTACACCGGTGCGCGGCAGGTTGGCTGAGTAGAGCTGCGTGTCCTTCGCGTGAACATGGAAGATCGCATCGCCTAGCACGCGAATCGCGGCAATTGGATCGATGCCTTGCCAGAACATGTGACTTGGATCGTAGTTGCATCCGATGGATGGACCGGCGATTTCGCGGAGCCGCAACATCGTTTCAGGGTTGTAGACCACGAAGCCCGGATGCATCTCGATAGCGATGCGTACGCCATGATCCGCGGCAAACTTTGCGCGCTCAATCCAGTAGGGAGTAACCACCTGCTCCCACTGCCAGGCCAGCACATCCAGATACTCCGGCGGCCACGGACAAGTTACCCAGTTAGGCGCTTTGGCGTTGGGCGAATCTCCCGGACATCCCGAAAAATCAACGACCTCTGTTACTCCAAGCTTCTCCGCCAGCAGAATTGTTTTGCGATTGACGTCCTGCGCCAGCCTTGCCTGTGCAGGGTCAGGGTGCAGCGGATTGCCATGACAGCTCAGAGCACTGATGCTCGTACCCTGATCAGCCAGCCTGGTCTTGAACCCCTGCAAAGCCGACGCATCTTCGAGCATCGACAACTTGCAGTGCGCATTGCCCGGATAGTTTCCCGTACCTAATTCCACGGTGTGAATATCCAGGGTTTGCAGCTTCGCCAGCACTTCTTCCAACGGAAGCTTGGACAGTAAGGGGGTAAACACTCCCAGTTTCATTGCGTTCGATCTCCTTGTTTCCGTCCGTAACTAATTTGCCTCAGGAAAGAACTCTACCCGCTGCCACACGTTCCCGGCAACATGACTTCTTAGCATTGCATCGACCAGGCAGGTCGAACGATAGCCGTCCTCAAAAGTCGGCAACATCGACGGCCTGGCCTCTGGAGCACCGCCTGCGTGAATCCATTCGTATGCATCGCGCATGAGATTGCAGAAAGCATCGGCCCACGATTCCTGATGTCCACCCGGCAAGTGCGTATAGCGCTGCGCTTCCGGCAGAACGAGCGAGGGGTCTTTTGCCAGCAGGGAATTCGCCTGGTCATAGTGGCCGATCCAGAGTTCATTCTGCTGCTCCTGCTTCCACTTGAGCGAACTCAGCTTACCGTTCACCTCAAGCACCAGATCGTTCTTATGACCTGGCAAAACCTGCCCTACAGAAAAGCATCCTTTGGCCCCGCCATCAAAATGCAGCAGTACGCTGCCAAGATCCTCCGACTGCACGGTAACCGGTACTTTATCGCCGGTTCGCTTTGCCGAGAATGCCTCACCCGAAGCACCCGTAGAGTAGCGCTCAGGAATGACCGTGGTCAGGTCCGCAAGCACTGAAACAATCTTCAATCCCGAGATATGCTCCGCTAGATCGCACCAGTGCGAGCCGATATCCCCAAGGGCAGAAGTCGCGCCACCCTTGGCCGGATCGGAGCGCCACGAGTAGACGTTCGGATCGGTCATCCAGTCCTGAAGATAGTGGCCGTGAACGAAGCTGACATCGCCGTTCTGGCCTTTGGCAATCATCGCGCGTGCCTGCTGCACCAGAGGATTTCCGCGATAGTTGAACGTGACCACATGCGCCACCTTTGCTGCCACCGCAGCATCGCGAAGTATGCGCCCCTCCTGCGGATTCAGCGCCAGAGGTTTGTCCGAAATTACATGTTTGCCCGCTGCCAACGCCGCAAGTGTAACCGGCAGATGCAGATAATTCGGCGTTGTATTGTGGATGACCTGAATATCCGGATCAGCGATCAGGGCATGGAAATCCCCATAAGCTCGATCGATCTTCAGTTCGCGAGCCTTGCGCTCGGCAGATTCCTGTGAAGATCCGGCGATGGCGACGACGTCCACGTCGCCCAATCGCCGGACGGCATCAATGTGATGTGCTGCAACAAAACCGGGACCAATGAGTCCCATGCCAATTCGCTTCATAACGCTCTATGTGTACCTCGCTTGCCGAGTCAATCTGCTTGCAGCTTACCTTAGTGAGCCTGGGCAGAAGAAGGCAGACGCCCATGTGACGCCGTGCTTCCGTCGGTCATCCAGAGTGCCCAGCGGATGGCTTCAAAGTACATCTTGCGAACGTCAGGATCGTCCCACGACTCTTCGGTATGGCCCAGAGTGGAGTAGAAAACGCGTCCTTTGCCGTACATCTTGCTCCATGCGACAGGAAAATCATGGTCGGCGCGGTGAATGCGTGGATTGTTGGAGTAGTCCAGCCGGGAAGGGTCAAGGCTCAGCAGGACATTGACCTTATCCCGCGACCATGTCTTGGGCTGATAGATTTCGTCGTACTTCACAAAGGACTTAGGGAAGTGGCGCGTCGCAGGGAAATCCGAATCTTCTGTGAGAATTGGTGCGTTGAACGTCATCCAGGGATGCTGGTCAAACCAGCCGCCGATCATCTCCCCGTACTCCGGCCATGTGTAGTTGGTATCGAGCGCGGCATGAATACCGACAAAGCCTTTGCCATCTTCCTTGATGAACGAAAGCATGTCTGCCTTCTGACTTGCGTCCATGTCCAGCTCGCCTGTTGTGCTGGTGAAAACGATCAGGTCAAAGTAGTTCAGATTTTTGGCGTTATTCTTCAGATCTTTTTTGGTGAGCAGCTCTGTGTCGGTGCGCATCTCGGTATCCCACAGGCCGGACTCTTTGCCCATGTTGAATACGGCCGCCATTGCAGACGAAATCGAGTCATGCTCGAAACCTTTTGTCTGGCCGATGACCAGGACATGCTTGAGATGAATCTGCTTGGCGTGCGGTTGAGGCGGCAACGGCGCAACTTCCGCAGATTGGCCCCAAGCGCAATCGCTCAGCATGGCTACAGACAAGGCTGTTACGCAAACAACGAGAGAAAGAGAGTTTCGGAAGAGGCGCAAGGCAGCTCCTTATTGCATGAAAATGGTTCAAAATCACAAGATGATCCGCAAGCTGTTCAGCTCAGCGGAGTGTGTCCCGACTCTATTTCACCGTGTCGATTGATCGTGCGGTCTTGCGCGTCAGGATGAGGCGTGGCTTCGCGTACGTGGTTCGGGCAAACTTCGCTCGCCAGAAGTCTATTTGGTCCAGGATCAAACACGCAACCCTGATTCATCCAGCCCGATCCATACACCCGTCTGTCATCCGTCCCCTTGGTTTAACCGCAATCGAGATCGATTACAATCCGAGGATAGACTTATGCAGGAAGCAGCTCAAACTATGCTTCTGGTTCTCGTGACGCTCTTCCCTATAGTGGACCCTCTCGGAGGCAGCCCTTTTTTCCTGGCACTGCCCCGGGAATATTCACCGGAAGCTCGAAAAGCATTGTCCTGGCGCATTGCAGTCAACAGCTTTTCGCTGCTGGTAGCGACGTATTTTATTGGGACTTACGTGCTCGCCTTTTTCGGGATTTCGCTGCCGGTAGTCCAGGTCGGTGGAGGTCTGATCGTTATTGCGACAGGATGGTCGCTGCTGAAACCGCGAGACGATGAAAAGCAGGGTGTGGAGAAAACCGTCCAGCCGCAGGATGCAATCCGCCGAGCATTTTATCCGTTGACATTGCCATTAACCGTAGGCCCTGGATCTATCTCGGCGGCGCTCACGCTGGGCGCGAACGCGGCTCTCCATCACGCGTACCATCCTTTGACGATCCTGGCGGCACTGATTGGATTGGCGCTGATCGCGGTCAGCATTTTGCTCTGCTATGGATTTGCCGATCGCCTGGCACGAATCCTCGGGCCGACCGGGATGACTGTAATCACCCAGTTGTCGTCCTTTCTACTGGTTTGTATCGGCGTGCAGATCACCTGGAACGGGGCTAAAGCGTTGATAGAGTCGGTGACGCTGCATATTCGATGAGCAAAGGCGCTTCACGGGGCTTCACCGGATATTGCTTCCATCTCGTCTAGTCTTTGCTGATTGGAATGTCCTTGAGCGATACACCAAGCGCAGCTTTGGCGATTGCATCTAGCTGTTGTGCGGTTCCTACAAAATGCATGGTGCGTTGCACGTGCTCGACTGAGTCATGCGATGTCCCGTGAGAGGCAAGTGCCACCGCAGGCGAGGACGATTCCAGTTCATAAAGCTGGCCGAACTGAGGCTTGCCTGGAGCGGGCGGCCCATCGTTATAGCAATTTGCCGCATCGCCTTTGAATGGATGTTCCTGAATTTTCCACGCGGCATTCACGTAATCCGCTGGCGTTGATGGCTGGCTGAACTGAACGACCGTAAGCACGTGATTGTCTGGATCATAGCTGCCGAGAACGCCCTTGGAACGCGCCTGACTAAGTCCCATCTTGCTGCGGTAGTTAGCGTCGGCCTTCAGAAAAACAGCATTGTCTCCAATGTGAATTCGGTCTGCAGGCACAGCTCCGAAGTAATCCGTCGTTACCGGGGTTCCTAGCTTGTCGACCGGTCCGCTGCGAATGGGCAGAATGATCTCGGCATGAGGCGATGAGCGGAACTGCCCCAATACCCAGAGCGACAGCAGACCTGTCGATTTGCTGAACGCTTGCGGTGCGAGATTGGTCAGTTTGTTATTCGATTGGAAGCCGACAACCTTTACGCCAGCTACTGGCGCCAGATGCACGTGCTCCCACACCTGGGCCGATGTGAGCAAATCAATCGTGCGATCAATCTGGACATGAAATTTCGTGCCGGAGTAGTTGGTTAGTTCAAGCGTTTTGCGGAAGCTGACAGACTTGCTGGTCTTGCCCACAACGTCAAAGGACTGTGAATCGAATGCAGGCGGCGTATACCAGTGCGCCAGATCGAAAGGCGTTCCCTGGGCGAAGAAGATGGAAAACTGGCCGCCTTCGGGGCCAAGCCAGATGCGGTCTTCGCCGCCAATCGTGTTCATGTGCGGATCGAGCTTTCCGGAGACGACGAGGTCTTCCTTGATCCAGCCGAAGTTGTGGCCGTTCGGACCATCCGCAGAGCTGGTCAACACTCGGCCCTGCATCGCAGGCCAAACCGCGATGGATGCACCGGAGGACGAATCCGCCAGAACAACCAGGGAACTATGCTGATTGACGAGATCTACCGCGCTCTTGAAGGTTTTAGCCTGGGCAGATTGAGCATGGCCAATGGCGGAAGTGGTCAACATGAAAATGGCAACCAGGGCGATTGTGATTCGCGGAGCGGAAAATTTCATGCAGCCTCATCGATGGCGAAAATGCCTGACGAAGTATTTCCTATTCGAACCAAAAAATCAAAAGAGGCTAAATCCCGGGCGGGATAACGCGGCAATAGAATCCATGCATTGACAGCTATAGTTTAGGTGCCATACGATTCGCTCGTATTTCATTAAACATAAAGTTTCCAGATCAGGAGAACTCTGCTTTTGGTCCCGAATCCGATATTGGGCGTTCTTCTGCACTGGCTCGGCGGTCTGGCCGCTGGCAGCTTCTACGTTCCTTTTCGCAAAGTAAAAGGCTGGTCATGGGAGACGTACTGGCTGGTCGCCGGAGTGATGAGCTGGATCATTGCGCCTGTCCTGCTGGCTGGGCTGCTGACGAAGGATCTGTTCGCAGTTCTGCATGAAGCGCCAGGCGCGACAATCTGGTGGGCCTATTTTTTCGGCGCGCTCTGGGGACTCGGCGGACTGACCTTCGGGCTGGCTATGCGCTATCTCGGGCTTTCGCTGGGCATGGCGGTAGCGCTGGGATATACCGCCGTCTTCGGGACGCTCATCCCGCCGATCTTTCGCGGACAGTTTCACGCGCTGCTGGAGCAGAGATCGGGAATCGTGATTCTGATCGGAATCGGCATCTGCATGCTGGGAATTCTGTTTGCCGGAGCAGCAGGGGTCTCAAAGGACCGGGAACTTTCGCCGGAGCAGCAGAAAGCGGACGTACCGGAATTTAACCTGAAGCTGGGGTTGGCAGTTGCCACATTCGCAGGCATCATGAGCGCGTGTTTCGCTTTCGGATTAGCTGCCGGCGATCCGATTAAACTGCTCACATTGCAGCATGGCACATCCATCATGTGGCAGGGGCTGCCGGTACTGATCGTTGTGCTGGCCGGTGGCTTTACGACGAACTGCATATGGTGCGCCGCACTCAGTCTTCGCAATCGGACATACGGCGAATATCTGCAGGTGCCAGTAGGCAGGACGCAGACCGCGTCTATTTTTAAGAATTATCTATTTTCTGCAATCGCCGGATTTACCTGGTATTTACAGTTTTTCTTCTACACGATGGGCGAGACGCAGATGGGCAAGAAATATGGCTTCTCAAGTTGGACTCTGCATATGGCGAGCATCATCATCTTCAGCACGCTGTGGGGAATTGCTCTGCATGAGTGGCGAGGTGTCGGGCGACGGACGAAAGTGCTGGTCTTTCTGACGCTGCTGGTGCTGGTCTCTTCCACGGCCGTGGTCGGTTATGGAAATCTTCTGAGTACGCGCTAGGTTGTTGCGTAACTCATGTAGATAACTGCACTGGTAGATAAGCGCAGAAGGAACATTCTTTTTCCGGCGTTTCAGATTCAATATCGGTTAAAGAATGTTCCTTGCTTTGCGTGCTAGCGGTTTTGCGTATTAGCGGCTGAGTGCCGATTCGATTGCGGCTGCAACTTCAGGCGAATCGGGCGTGACGGCAGGCTCAAACCGGGCTACTGGATTGCCGTTCCGGTCGAAGAGAAACTTGGTGAAGTTCCACTGAATTTCGCCACCAAGCTTGGGGTCTGCGGACTTGCTGGTGAGGAACTGATAGAGCGGCGTCTTGTCGTCGCCTTTGACGGAAACCTTGGACATCATCGGAAAAGAGACGTTGTACTTCTTCGTGCAGAAAGTTTTGATCTCTTCGTTGGTGCCAGGTTCCTGTCCGGCAAAGTTGTTGGCTGGAATGCCGACAATAACCAAGCCGCGGCTCTTGTACTTTTCGTAGGTGGATTCGAGTGCGGTGTATTGCGGCGTAAATCCGCAGCGGCTGGCCACATTCACCAGCAGTACGACCTTGCCGTGATACGCGGAAAGCGGCGTGGGCTGGCCGTCAATGGATTTGAGCGTGAAGTCGTAGATGGACTTGGCGTCCGCAGCGTGAATCGCTGGGATGAGTGCGGCAGCGGCGAGGCCAAGAGACAGGCAGAGAAGGGCGAGTTTGCGCATTGTTCCTCCAGAAGAGAACAGGTCGATGATAGCTGATTGCGGGTGATTTACGCGCGGAGCAGGGAAACGCTTCGGGACAAGGGAAACTTCTGGCTATGGGGGCTATCAGTTAGCATTGGCTGGATGGCTGGATTTGCGGTGGTAACTATTTCGGATCGGTGCTCGGCTGGGTTGCAGGTGGATGCGACCGGCCCTGCGGTTGTACGCCTGCTTTCGCAGCAGTGGCCGGGAGCGAATCCTCCTGGAACGATTGGGCGTGGGCTGGTGCCGGATAACGAGGACGCAATCGTGACTCTGCTGGGCGAGCTTTGCCATCAGGAATATGAGCTGATTCTGACCGCTGGCGGAACGGGGCTTGGGCCTAGGGACGTAACTCCGGAGGCGACGCGGCGGGTGATTGATCGCGAGGTTCCCGGTCTGGCGGAGGCGATGCGTGCCGGTAGTGCGCCGGGTTATCGTTTTGCATGGCTCAGCCGGGCGGTCGCTGGATTGAAGGGCAAAACTCTGATTGTGAATCTGCCGGGTAGCGAGCGGGGTGCGGTTGAAAATCTTTCCGTTATTCTGCCATTGCTGCCTCATGCGCTGGACGTGGCGGCTGGTGGTGCGCTGCATCCGAAGGATTAGGTCTCATCCTTATAGGTCATCCGGGTTAGTGCCGCATGGCACGAAAGAAGAATGGTTCCTGGCGAGGAAGTTATCTATTCTTGCTCTGGAATTATGGGCGGGATGTAGAACGTTTCGCCGGGATATTGAGGGAATGATGAAGGGTATTCTTCTGGCAGGCGGATCGGCGACGCGGTTGTATCCGGTCACACAAGTGGTTTCGAAACAGCTACTTCCGGTGTATGACAAGCCGATGATTTACTATCCGCTTTCGACGCTGATGCTGGCGGGAATTCGCGAGGTGTTGATCATTTCGACGCCTCGGGACACGCCCAGTTTTCAGGCGCTGCTGGGGGACGGCAGCCAGTGGGGCATG belongs to Acidicapsa ligni and includes:
- a CDS encoding sugar phosphate isomerase/epimerase family protein is translated as MKLGVFTPLLSKLPLEEVLAKLQTLDIHTVELGTGNYPGNAHCKLSMLEDASALQGFKTRLADQGTSISALSCHGNPLHPDPAQARLAQDVNRKTILLAEKLGVTEVVDFSGCPGDSPNAKAPNWVTCPWPPEYLDVLAWQWEQVVTPYWIERAKFAADHGVRIAIEMHPGFVVYNPETMLRLREIAGPSIGCNYDPSHMFWQGIDPIAAIRVLGDAIFHVHAKDTQLYSANLPRTGVLDTKPYTDERNRGWIFRTCGYGHGAEWWKEFVSTLRMFGYDNVLSIEHEDSLLSPEEGLTRAAEFLNGIILKEKPSAAWWV
- a CDS encoding MarC family protein, encoding MLLVLVTLFPIVDPLGGSPFFLALPREYSPEARKALSWRIAVNSFSLLVATYFIGTYVLAFFGISLPVVQVGGGLIVIATGWSLLKPRDDEKQGVEKTVQPQDAIRRAFYPLTLPLTVGPGSISAALTLGANAALHHAYHPLTILAALIGLALIAVSILLCYGFADRLARILGPTGMTVITQLSSFLLVCIGVQITWNGAKALIESVTLHIR
- a CDS encoding glutathione peroxidase codes for the protein MRKLALLCLSLGLAAAALIPAIHAADAKSIYDFTLKSIDGQPTPLSAYHGKVVLLVNVASRCGFTPQYTALESTYEKYKSRGLVIVGIPANNFAGQEPGTNEEIKTFCTKKYNVSFPMMSKVSVKGDDKTPLYQFLTSKSADPKLGGEIQWNFTKFLFDRNGNPVARFEPAVTPDSPEVAAAIESALSR
- a CDS encoding Gfo/Idh/MocA family protein, with the translated sequence MKRIGMGLIGPGFVAAHHIDAVRRLGDVDVVAIAGSSQESAERKARELKIDRAYGDFHALIADPDIQVIHNTTPNYLHLPVTLAALAAGKHVISDKPLALNPQEGRILRDAAVAAKVAHVVTFNYRGNPLVQQARAMIAKGQNGDVSFVHGHYLQDWMTDPNVYSWRSDPAKGGATSALGDIGSHWCDLAEHISGLKIVSVLADLTTVIPERYSTGASGEAFSAKRTGDKVPVTVQSEDLGSVLLHFDGGAKGCFSVGQVLPGHKNDLVLEVNGKLSSLKWKQEQQNELWIGHYDQANSLLAKDPSLVLPEAQRYTHLPGGHQESWADAFCNLMRDAYEWIHAGGAPEARPSMLPTFEDGYRSTCLVDAMLRSHVAGNVWQRVEFFPEAN
- a CDS encoding ThuA domain-containing protein, translated to MRLFRNSLSLVVCVTALSVAMLSDCAWGQSAEVAPLPPQPHAKQIHLKHVLVIGQTKGFEHDSISSAMAAVFNMGKESGLWDTEMRTDTELLTKKDLKNNAKNLNYFDLIVFTSTTGELDMDASQKADMLSFIKEDGKGFVGIHAALDTNYTWPEYGEMIGGWFDQHPWMTFNAPILTEDSDFPATRHFPKSFVKYDEIYQPKTWSRDKVNVLLSLDPSRLDYSNNPRIHRADHDFPVAWSKMYGKGRVFYSTLGHTEESWDDPDVRKMYFEAIRWALWMTDGSTASHGRLPSSAQAH
- the rhaT gene encoding L-rhamnose/proton symporter RhaT produces the protein MVPNPILGVLLHWLGGLAAGSFYVPFRKVKGWSWETYWLVAGVMSWIIAPVLLAGLLTKDLFAVLHEAPGATIWWAYFFGALWGLGGLTFGLAMRYLGLSLGMAVALGYTAVFGTLIPPIFRGQFHALLEQRSGIVILIGIGICMLGILFAGAAGVSKDRELSPEQQKADVPEFNLKLGLAVATFAGIMSACFAFGLAAGDPIKLLTLQHGTSIMWQGLPVLIVVLAGGFTTNCIWCAALSLRNRTYGEYLQVPVGRTQTASIFKNYLFSAIAGFTWYLQFFFYTMGETQMGKKYGFSSWTLHMASIIIFSTLWGIALHEWRGVGRRTKVLVFLTLLVLVSSTAVVGYGNLLSTR
- a CDS encoding DUF6786 family protein; this encodes MKFSAPRITIALVAIFMLTTSAIGHAQSAQAKTFKSAVDLVNQHSSLVVLADSSSGASIAVWPAMQGRVLTSSADGPNGHNFGWIKEDLVVSGKLDPHMNTIGGEDRIWLGPEGGQFSIFFAQGTPFDLAHWYTPPAFDSQSFDVVGKTSKSVSFRKTLELTNYSGTKFHVQIDRTIDLLTSAQVWEHVHLAPVAGVKVVGFQSNNKLTNLAPQAFSKSTGLLSLWVLGQFRSSPHAEIILPIRSGPVDKLGTPVTTDYFGAVPADRIHIGDNAVFLKADANYRSKMGLSQARSKGVLGSYDPDNHVLTVVQFSQPSTPADYVNAAWKIQEHPFKGDAANCYNDGPPAPGKPQFGQLYELESSSPAVALASHGTSHDSVEHVQRTMHFVGTAQQLDAIAKAALGVSLKDIPISKD
- a CDS encoding MogA/MoaB family molybdenum cofactor biosynthesis protein, with amino-acid sequence MAGFAVVTISDRCSAGLQVDATGPAVVRLLSQQWPGANPPGTIGRGLVPDNEDAIVTLLGELCHQEYELILTAGGTGLGPRDVTPEATRRVIDREVPGLAEAMRAGSAPGYRFAWLSRAVAGLKGKTLIVNLPGSERGAVENLSVILPLLPHALDVAAGGALHPKD